One stretch of Plodia interpunctella isolate USDA-ARS_2022_Savannah chromosome 10, ilPloInte3.2, whole genome shotgun sequence DNA includes these proteins:
- the LOC128672889 gene encoding ATP-binding cassette sub-family G member 1: protein MDLEFRNLKYTVKSPLKKGKPRVVVKGVDGRFSSGQLVAIMGPSGAGKSSLLNAISGYRSAGVTGELLVNGQPRNEHQFQRSSCYITQEDLLQPLLTVREAMDVAARLKLPKGAKGHADEILQELGLLEHQHTKTDRLSGGQKKRLSIALELVNNPPVFFLDEPTSGLDTVTTVQCVKLLKQLARQGRTVVCTIHQPAASLLELFDQVYVIADGRCIYQGDTAAMVPHLQSVGLPCPRHYNPADFIIELTENPAIIDVLCEEMMNGKLYKSAKLDAPLAVAETSQITNAMDLKICYQSEVDSAEKEIMLTNEKCTYKVPEYQENSGSISSSSSQISQENSSLAWMKVHKTEDSGSYATTYCQQFSILLCRMVLQIFRNRQGLWIQLIHHIMCGLLIGICFFNMANDGTQMFNHLKLCVGLVIFFAYTQIMVPVLVYPQEVKLVKKEHFNRWYSLTPYYAALTVSKLPVQVTLNVLFCTIVYFMVGVPFAVARFVAFCLIGNVVSLVAEGMGLAIGSIFNVRNGCAIGPSSIAPFLGLAIYGFDFAHRIPLVMNILMKTSFIRCGVVAMVLTIFGFDRQPLECNDVYCHFAKPDVLLKYLDIERTSVWLELITMLGIMFVFRSLCFIGLRWRFAT, encoded by the exons atgGATTTGGAGTTTCGGAATCTGAAATATACGGTGAAGAGTCCTCTAAAGaaag gtaaaCCCAGGGTTGTGGTGAAAGGCGTGGATGGCAGATTCTCATCAGGTCAGCTGGTTGCCATCATGGGGCCCTCGGGCGCCGGAAAGAGTTCGTTGCTGAACGCAATCTCAGGATACAG GTCAGCCGGTGTGACAGGGGAGTTATTAGTCAACGGGCAGCCAAGAAACGAGCACCAGTTCCAAAGGTCATCATGCTACATCACACAGGAGGACCTGCTGCAGCCCCTGCTCACAGTCCGGGAAGCTATGGATGTGGCGGCCAGGTTGAAACTCCCCAAGGGTGCCAAGGGACACGCGGATGAGATACTGCAAGAGTTAGGCCTCTTGGAACACCAGCATACTAAGACTGATCGTTTGTCAGGGGGACAGAAGAAAAG gCTATCAATAGCCTTGGAATTAGTGAACAATCCTCCAGTGTTCTTCCTGGACGAGCCGACGAGCGGGTTGGACACAGTGACCACGGTGCAGTGTGTCAAGCTGCTCAAACAGCTGGCGCGCCAGGGACGAACAGTGGTCTGCACCATACACCAGCCAGCCGCGTCGCTTCTGGAACTCTTTGATCAG gtATATGTCATAGCAGACGGCCGTTGCATATACCAGGGAGATACGGCAGCGATGGTACCGCACTTACAAAGTGTGGGCCTACCTTGTCCCAGACATTATAACCCTGCAGATTTTA TAATTGAACTGACTGAAAACCCAGCTATCATAGATGTTCTGTGCGAGGAAATGATGAATGGAAAACTATACAAATCGGCCAAATTGGATGCTCCCTTGGCCGTAGCCGAGACAAGTCAAATAACTAACGCAATGGATCTAAAGATATGCTACCAATCAGAAGTCGACAGCGCAGAGAAAGAGATAATGCTGACAAATGAAAAATGCACCTACAAAGTACCGGAGTACCAAGAAAATAGTGGCTCCATCAGTTCGTCGTCGAGTCAGATCTCGCAAGAAAACTCGTCTTTGGCGTGGATGAAAGTCCATAAAACAGAGGATTCTGGGTCGTATGCTACAACGTATTGCCAACAATTTTCGATACTGTTGTGTAGGATGGTGCTACAGATATTCAGGAATCGGCAAG GTCTGTGGATCCAGTTGATACACCACATCATGTGCGGACTACTCATCGGCATCTGTTTCTTCAACATGGCCAACGACGGCACCCAGATGTTCAACCACTTGAAGCTATGTGTCGGGCTCGTCATATTCTTCGCGTACACTCAGATCATGGTCCCAGTGCTTGTTT ATCCCCAAGAAGTGAAACTGGTGAAGAAAGAGCACTTCAATCGCTGGTACAGCCTAACGCCGTACTATGCGGCGCTGACGGTCTCGAAGTTGCCCGTGCAAGTGACGCTGAACGTGTTGTTCTGCACCATCGTGTACTTCATGGTGGGCGTGCCCTTCGCGGTGGCGCGGTTCGTCGCGTTCTGCCTCATCGGGAATGTGGTGTCGCTGGTCGCGGAGGGCATGGGGCTGGCCATTGGATCCATTTTCAATGTCAGA AACGGTTGCGCCATCGGTCCGTCATCGATCGCGCCGTTCCTGGGGCTGGCGATCTACGGCTTCGACTTCGCGCACCGCATCCCGCTCGTCATGAACATTCTCATGAAGACGTCCTTCATCAGGTGCGGCGTCGTGGCCATGGTGCTCACGATATTCGGCTTCGACCGCCAACCCCTCGAATGCAACGACGTCTACTGCCATTTCGCTAAGCCAGACGTCTTACTCAAATACCTGGACATCGAGCGAACCTCAGTTTGGCTCGAACTCATCACGATGCTCGGGATCATGTTTGTCTTTCGTTCTCTATGCTTTATAGGCTTAAGATGGCGGTTCGCGACATGA
- the RIOK1 gene encoding serine/threonine-protein kinase RIO1, which yields MIMMSDDTDGQFSDYEEDISAKVKSVRFGDLPSYKKEKLEQKNKQRVSSEDDLDSDEYFLDSDDDNPNTLKRDSVNTQTPSSKINTYQPSEKLFKKYVNRINVDKYEPMSNKTEKFMDQNDRKIDNVRIRIKDKHDRATAEQVMDPRTKMILFKLLNRGIINEINGCISTGKEANVYHATSKDGRDYAVKIFKTSILVFKDRDKYVSGEYRFRNGYCRSNPRKMVRTWAEKEMRNLVRMYNAKLSVPEPIILRSHVLVMTFMGQDGWPSPKLKDVEISQSTARSLYRDCITMMWKMFNICKLVHADLSEFNLLYHQGNVVVIDVSQSVEHDHPHAFEFLRKDCTNISDFFRKKGVATLTVKELFDFITDSTINENNLEDCLEKLSEKAASRNFEEMSTQEQIEEEAFKNVYIPKRLTEVINYERDIKKAKDGETDDLMYKKIAGFNEDLTGTVDTPEILQDDSLSGSGSDSGSEEDGDENEEKTKFKNHARPRDESPNSKKARKKAVKEEKAEKRKTKTKKHIKKRRDKGTGRK from the exons ATGATAATGATGTCTGACGATACAGATGGTCAGTTTAGCGATTATGAGGAAGACATATCGGCTAAGGTTAAGTCAGTGCGG TTCGGTGACCTACCTTcctacaagaaagagaaattaGAACAAAAGAATAAGCAAAGAGTTAGCAGTGAAGATGATCTTGATTCAGATGAATATTTTCTCGACTCAGATGATGACAACCCTAATACACTAAAAAGAGACAGTGTCAACACTCAAACTCCTTCCAGTAAAATCAACACTTACCAACCATCAGAAaagttattcaaaaaatatgtcaatagAATCAATGTTGACAAATATGAACCCATgtcaaataaaacagaaaaattcATGGATCAGAACGACCGAAAGATTGACAATGTCCGAATTAGAATTAAGGACAAACATGACAGAGCGACTGCAGAACAGGTAATGGACCCTCGAACTAAAATGATTCTATTCAAACTTCTCAATAGAGGCATAATAAATGAGATAAATGGTTGCATATCTACAGGTAAAGAGGCAAATGTATATCATGCTACATCAAAAGATGGTAGAGATTATGCTGTGAAGATTTTCAAAACATCAATCTTAGTATTTAAAGATAGAGACAAATATGTTTCTGGGGAGTATCGATTTAGAAATGGATACTGTAGGTCAAACCCTCGTAAAATGGTCCGTACCTGGGCTGAGAAGGAAATGAGGAACCTGGTGCGGATGTATAATGCTAAGTTGAGTGTTCCTGAACCCATTATACTCAGAAGTCATGTATTGGTGATGACTTTTATGGGGCAAGATGGATGGCCATCTCCGAAGTTGAAAGATGTTGAAATTTCTCAATCTACGGCTAGATCTTTGTATAGAGACTGTATAACAATGATGTGGAAAATGttcaatatatgtaaattagtTCATGCTGATTTGTCAGAATTCAATCTTTTGTATCACCAAGGAAATGTTGTTGTCATTGATGTTTCCCAGTCAGTCGAACACGACCATCCTCATGCATTTGAGTTCTTGAGAAAAGATTGTACAAATATATCAGATTTCTTCAGAAAGAAAGGAGTAGCTACATTAACTGTTAAGGAGTTGTTTGATTTCATCACAGATTCTACAATAAATGAGAATAATTTAGAAGATTGTCTTGAGAAATTGTCAGAAAAAGCAGCATCAAGAAACTTTGAAGAAATGTCTACTCAGGAACAAATAGAGGAAGAGGCTTTCAAGAATGTGTATATTCCAAAAAGGTTAACTGAG GTTATAAATTACGAACGTGACATCAAAAAAGCTAAAGATGGTGAAACTGATGACCTGATGTACAAAAAGATAGCCGGTTTCAATGAAGATTTGACAGGAACAGTAGACACTCCAGAAATATTGCAAGACGACAGTCTATCGGGAAGTGGATCTGACAGCGGCTCGGAGGAGGATGGAGATGAGAATGAAGAAA AGACAAAGTTCAAAAACCATGCCAGACCTAGAGACGAGTCTCCTAACAGCAAGAAGGCACGAAAGAAAGCTGTCAAAGAAGAAAAAgcagaaaaaagaaaaactaaaaccaagaaacatataaaaaagagAAGAGACAAAGGCACTGGTAggaagtaa